From Xyrauchen texanus isolate HMW12.3.18 chromosome 9, RBS_HiC_50CHRs, whole genome shotgun sequence, the proteins below share one genomic window:
- the LOC127649424 gene encoding F-box-like/WD repeat-containing protein TBL1XR1: MSISSDEVNFLVYRYLQESGFSHSAFTFGIESHISQSNINGALVPPAALTSLIQKGLQYVEAEVSINEDGTLFDGRPIESLSLIDAVMPDVVQTRQQVYKDKLAQQQATATTSASVASAAKNGENTANGEENGAHSLANHHSDMMEVDRAVEIPASKAMVLRGHESEVFICAWNPVSDLLASGSGDSTARIWNLSESSAGGSTQLVLRHCIREGGQDVPSNKDVTSLDWNSEGTLLATGSYDGFARIWTKDGNLASTLGQHKGPIFALKWNKKGNFILSAGVDKTTIIWDAHTGEAKQQFPFHSAPALDVDWQSNNTFASCSTDMCIHVCKLGQDRPVKTFQGHTNEVNAIKWDPTGNLLASCSDDMTLKLWSMKQDTCVHDLQAHSKEIYTIKWSPTGPGTNNPNANLMLASASFDSTVRLWDAEHGACIHTLTKHQEPVYSVAFSPDGNYLASGSFDKCVHIWNTQSGALVNSYRGTGGIFEVCWNSTGDKVGASASDGSVCVLDLRK; this comes from the exons ATGAGCATAAGCAGTGATGAAGTCAATTTCCTTGTGTACAGATACCTGCAGGAGTCAG GCTTCTCCCACTCAGCCTTCACCTTTGGCATAGAGAGCCACATCAGTCAGTCCAACATCAACGGAGCTTTGGTGCCCCCTGCTGCCCTCACATCCCTCATCCAAAAAGGCCTGCAGTATGTGGAGGCTGAAGTCAGCATCAATGAG GATGGTACCCTGTTTGATGGGCGACCAATTGAGTCGCTGTCCCTGATTGATGCGGTGATGCCAGACGTGGTGCAGACGAGGCAGCAGGTGTATAAGGATAAGCTGGCTCAGCAGCAAGCTACCGCTACCACCAGTGCCTCAGTGGCCAGTGCTGCCAAGAATGGAGAGAACACTGCTAATGGAGAGGAGAATGGCGCGCACTCGTTAGCTA ACCACCATTCAGACATGATGGAGGTGGACAGGGCTGTGGAGATCCCAGCCAGTAAAGCCATGGTGCTTCGGGGCCACGAGTCTGAAGTCTTCATCTGTGCTTGGAACCCCGTCAGTGATTTGTTGGCGTCTGG TTCGGGAGACTCGACTGCACGGATTTGGAACTTGAGTGAGAGCAGTGCTGGAGGGTCCACTCAGCTGGTGCTGCGTCACTGCATACGGGAGGGGGGGCAGGATGTTCCCAGTAACAAAGACGTCACCTCATTGGATTGGAAT AGTGAAGGTACACTTCTAGCCACAGGATCCTACGATGGCTTTGCCAGAATATGGACTAAAGATG GTAATCTTGCCAGTACTCTGGGGCAGCACAAGGGTCCCATATTTGCTTTAAAGTGGAACAAGAAAGGAAACTTTATCCTCAGTGCCGGTGTTGATAAG ACCACCATAATTTGGGACGCTCACACAGGAGAGGCCAAACAGCAATTTCCATTCCATTCAG CTCCTGCTCTTGACGTGGACTGGCAAAGCAACAACACATTTGCCTCATGCAGCACGGACATGTGCATTCACGTGTGTAAACTGGGCCAGGACCGGCCAGTCAAGACATTCCAGGGCCACACA AATGAAGTCAATGCCATCAAATGGGATCCAACGGGGAATCTCTTGGCATCCTGCTCTGATGACATGACGCTAAAG CTTTGGAGCATGAAACAGGACACTTGTGTTCATGACCTGCAAGCCCACAGTAAGGAGATATACACCATCAAATGGAGCCCTACTGGACCTGGAACCAACAACCCCAATGCCAATCTCATGCTGGCCAG TGCATCATTTGATTCAACGGTGCGTCTGTGGGATGCAGAGCATGGGGCCTGCATCCACACACTGACCAAACATCAGGAGCCTGTCTACAGTGTGGCATTCAGCCCAGATGGAAACTACCTGGCCAGCGGTTCCTTCGACAAGTGTGTCCATATATGGAACACTCAG